Proteins encoded together in one Anas acuta chromosome 10, bAnaAcu1.1, whole genome shotgun sequence window:
- the GCSH gene encoding glycine cleavage system H protein, mitochondrial, producing MAWLAVRRLGPALAPRCPRLTLRPPAARSLATSSLALSARKFTDKHEWISVENGIGTVGISNFAQEALGDVVYCSLPEIGTKLSKDDEFGALESVKAASELYSPLTGEVTDINAALADNPGLVNKSCYQDGWLIKMTVENPAELDELMNEDAYEKYIKSIED from the exons ATGGCGTGGCTGGCGGTGCGGCGGCTCGGGCCGGCCCTGGCGCCCCGCTGCCCTCGCCTCACGCTGCGGCCGCCCGCGGCGCGGAGCCTGGCCACCAGCTCGCTGGCGCTGTCCG cCCGCAAATTCACAGACAAGCACGAATGGATATCAGTTGAAAATGGCATTGGAACAGTAGGAATCAGCAATTTTGCACAG gaagcACTAGGAGACGTTGTTTACTGTAGTCTTCCAGAAATTGGGACAAAATTGAGTAAAGATG ATGAGTTTGGAGCTCTGGAAAGTGTGAAAGCTGCTAGTGAACTCTACTCTCCTCTCACAGGAGAAGTGACTGACATTAATGCTGCCCTTGCTGATAATCCAGGGCTCGTCAATAAATCTTGTTATCAAGATG GTTGGCTTATCAAGATGACTGTGGAAAACCCTGCTGAACTTGATGAACTGATGAATGAAGATGCCTATGAGAAATACATAAAATCCATCGAGGACTGA
- the C10H16orf46 gene encoding uncharacterized protein C16orf46 homolog, producing MVQATDKCSGQEVKTTRNQSKAESKLNTEAAADTAPEEISAHSSKSNCSTTHGSKTEICNKKVHSFRTCQGEKKNLPIKEYCMWNLEDVKNPDAVKHKAIKPQALDVLDPNGCESLTSKSSQVLPPVKYATPKDTSDPSWKNKQAIILQNTLNGTSVEIASCSHDAKGTEQKSKKGADTMNDKMKEKGEIHEPSAFFSSHSEVSLLQEDPEQLSWHCALTSDRSIATIPNPTASKKNIHQACMQVPHTKGIQYTKHDIRSSLTYNARNR from the coding sequence ATGGTGCAAGCTACTGACAAATGTTCAGGCCAAGAAGTCAAGACTACAAGAAATCaatcaaaagcagaaagcaagttAAACACAGAGGCTGCAGCTGATACTGCTCCAGAAGAGATTTCAGCCCATTCTAGTAAGTCTAACTGTTCTACAACACATGgcagtaaaacagaaatatgtaaCAAAAAGGTACACTCTTTCAGAACATGCCAGGGTGAAAAGAAGAACCTGCCAATAAAAGAATACTGTATGTGGAACCTAGAAGACGTGAAAAATCCAGATGCTGTAAAGCATAAAGCGATAAAACCCCAGGCACTTGATGTGCTTGATCCAAATGGCTGTGAATCTTTGACTTCAAAATCTTCACAAGTACTTCCACCCGTGAAATATGCCACTCCCAAGGACACTTCAGACCCTTCCTGGAAGAACAAGCAAGCCATTATCCTTCAGAACACACTCAATGGTACTTCAGTTGAGATTGCTTCCTGCAGTCATGACGCTAAAGGAACAGAGCAAAAGAGTAAAAAAGGAGCTGACACCATGAAtgataaaatgaaggaaaaaggagaaattcatGAACCATCAGCATTTTTCTCAAGTCATTCAGAGGTCTCCCTCCTGCAGGAAGATCCTGAACAGTTATCCTGGCACTGTGCTCTTACATCTGACAGAAGCATTGCAACCATTCCTAATCCTACTGCTTCCAAAAAGAACATTCATCAGGCCTGTATGCAGGTTCCACACACAAAAGGAATACAATACACAAAACATGACATCCGAAGCTCTTTAACCTACAATGCCAGGAACAG
- the LOC137861761 gene encoding LOW QUALITY PROTEIN: protein phosphatase 1 regulatory subunit 3E-like (The sequence of the model RefSeq protein was modified relative to this genomic sequence to represent the inferred CDS: deleted 1 base in 1 codon), whose translation MDKAGSLHSAVPAPPPRLYLPRNFSCSACLYGSLAEQCKGGCSPDGDPPPPPPPPPPPLPAPPPVVREAAGEKPPAAPRGREPSVPAVPPSPTQRRRAKSLPTPGDRSLRPALQQSPARRKTVRFADSLGLELTSVRHFCQADLPRVPPPQPPPRPADLLKTRKPPALGELEPVLFGPPPPLLEPLFPPQPGASPGFAERVRQHKVRLEWVRAEPAGLRGAVRVLNLAYEKAVSVRYTLNRWASCAEVPAAYQPHGPPDGSTDRFAFHLPLGAAVAADATLEFAVRYRVAGAEYWDNNGGSNYRLRGRPPSPAALCPPQDPDSTAWIHFI comes from the exons ATGGATAAAGCCGGCTCCCTGCACAGCGCCgtgcccgccccgccgccccggctCTACCTGCCGCGCAACTTCAGCTGCAGCGCCTGCCTCTATGGCAGCCTGGCCGAGCAGTGCAAGGGCGGCTGCAGCCCCGACGgcgac cccccccctcctcctcctcctcctccacctccccttCCTGCACCGCCGCCCGTGGTGCGGGAAGCGGCGGGCGAGAAGCCCCCGGCGgcgccccggggccgggagccGTCGGTGCCCGCGGTGCCGCCCAGCCCCACGCAGCGCCGCCGGGCCAAGTCGCTGCCCACGCCCGGCGACCGCAGCCTGCGGCCGGCCCTGCAGCAGAGCCCGGCCCGCCGCAAGACGGTTCGCTTCGCCGACTCGCTCGGCCTGGAGCTCACCTCCGTGCGCCACTTCTGCCAGGCCGACCTGCCGCGGGTgccgccgccgcagccccctcctcgcCCCGCCGACCTGCTCAAGACCAGGAAGCCCCCGGCGCTGGGCGAGCTGGAGCCGGTGCTCTtcgggccgccgccgccgctgctggaGCCGCTCTTCCCTCCGCAGCCCGGCGCCAGCCCCGGCTTCGCCGAGCGGGTCCGGCAGCACAAGGTGAGGCTGGAGTGGGTGCGGGCGGAGCCGGCGGGGCTGCGCGGCGCCGTGCGCGTCCTCAACCTGGCCTACGAGAAGGCCGTGTCGGTGCGCTACACGCTCAACCGCTGGGCCAGCTGCGCCGAGGTGCCCGCCGCCTACCAGCCCCACGGGCCCCCCGACGGCAGCACCGACCGCTTCGCCTTCCACCTGCCCCTCGGCGCCGCCGTGGCCGCCGACGCCACGCTGGAGTTCGCCGTCCGCTACCGCGTGGCCGGCGCCGAGTACTGGGACAACAACGGCGGCAGCAACTACCGCCTGCGGGGCCGCCCGCCCTCCCCGGCCGCCCTCTGCCCGCCGCAGGACCCCGACAGCACCGCCTGGATCCACTTCATCTGA